In the genome of bacterium, the window TGTACCAGTCGTCGATACTGCCCGCTTTAAAATCGATGAGATAGTTCCAGCCGCCGCAATCGAGCTGACCACGAATGAGTGCACGCGCTGCGGCATCAGCGGCTTCGAGGTAGAACATATCGCCTGTCGCCTCGTACGCGTCGAGATATATCTGGCCGACTCCGGGTGTCGCAGGGTCCTGAACCCATATCTGGCTCTCACGGGCGGGCATTTCACCGTAACGGTATTTCATGTCCACCGTGTATTCGAAGAGATAACCGCCTTTTGTCGATACCTTCCCGTAGTAGAACTGCGCTGCTTTTTTCATAGCTTCGACTGCCTGCTTTTCCAGAGTCGCCTGAGCCGATGCGTGCATGGGGAACGAACAGAGACAGAGACCGAGCACAGCCACGCACAATACTGCTGATACTCCCGTTTTCATTGCTTCTCTCCTTTCCCGATAAAGATCAGAAATGTGGTAAAAAAAAATTTGTTATGCTTAGAAAAAGCTGTCAAGGGTCGGCACGGAGTGCCGATTTATACGCCCTTGACAGCAACAAAAATAATATATTTCGTCATCGGGTGAGTGAAAAAGGGACTTTTTCATCACCCTCTCAGTATGTCCGCTGCTGTTCAAATTCGTCGATCATGGTCATAAAATTATCGTACTTTGTTCCCACCGCGATGGAATGGGATGAGCCGAAAATGTATCTCCCTCCCGGCTTGAACTGTTTCATGGCTCGGGTGACTCCCTGCCTGATATCTTCGGGTGTTCCCGAGACGAGAATTTCAACATCGAGACCACCCCAGGGAACCAGTTTTTCGCTGTACCGTTCCTTGATCGCGCGAAGGTCCATACCCGCTGTACGCTGGATCGACTGGTAGGCATCGTAACCCGCCTCGACAAACATGTCGAGGAGTTTGTTGTTGTTCCCGCAGGCATGTTTGAAGACCGGGAGGTGAAAATTCTCGTGGATGTTATTTACCCGCTCCTTCACTGCGGGAAGGGCGAATTCGCGAAACATCTCCGGCGAAATGAACGGTCCCTGTGTGCTCGCGAAATCCTGATGACCGAAAAAAACCCCATCCTGTCCGGGACGTATATACTGGTAGTCCTTCATATTATTGAGGGCAACTTCGTACCGGTACGCCGCCCGTATCGTTTCCGGATGGTCGTAGTATTCCATGAGGCTGTATGCGAATCCGCCGCCGCCCTGATCGAAATCACCATCGAGGAGCACGATGCCCACCTCATGACCGCAGGGGCCGATCATGTACCTGCTGCCGCCGAATTTTCCGATCAATGCGTCTACCACCTCGAAACAGCTTTCATCGAGGGGCTCGACGACAGGCTCATGTGCGAAATCGGCGGGCGTGTGGCGTTTTTCCCCGACATGGGGATCGTATACGACGGTGAGGTCGGCGGTCAGGTCAGAATACTTGATCACGGTGCCGTCACGGTACTCCCATGTATTATCGTCGATTTTTGCCGGTTTTTCGCAGGTGAAGCCTTTCGGGGGCGCGATTCCACTCGCCATCGCCGAAACGTTGATAATGTCGAAACAGTCCATTTTCTTGTAGAACTCGATGCCGTCTTCTTTCCAGCTCTGGACGACCTCGTCACGGCGTCCGTTCCAGAATGCCATCTGCGACTTCGCTTTGGCGCGGTAATACGTTTCATGGCCGATGATTTTCCCGACCGTATCGAAATCTACGGCAAACTCACCCCATGGAACCTTGTCGGGGATTTCTCCTTTCATTACAGCCCTGACACGTTCTTTTGAATTCATTTCGCTCACGCTTTTTGAAAGATTTATCCTTTGATTTAAAACGAATGATTAAAATATTTACCACCAAGACACAAAGACACCAAGTTTTAAAATAGACATAATAGATTAATTATACTATATTTAATGGTAACATTTAAAAATACATAAAAATAAATCTGCGTATATCCGCACAATCCGCGTAAATCCGTGTTCTATTCAATATCATTTCGGTTTCGGCGCATACAGTTCTTTGTAATGGTACATGACCTCAATACACGAAGGCTTTCCTTTGAGCCCCAGTTTGTTCCTGATGCGCATTTCAAGTGTGTTGAGCGCGCTGGGTTTCAATTTCCAGGTGAATCTGTCCGGGCTGTCTTTCCACCCTGCGCCGTCGATATTGATCTCATAACTGTCGAAATTCGGTGTAAACGTAACCATGGTGACGGCAATCTCGCCCTCGTTTTTCGAATACACCGCATCGCAGGTGACGGTGTTGAGAGTCGGATAGAAATCGACTTCCCTGTCGGAATGGAGCGCATACTGTAACTGACGGGGCGTCGCATCGTCATACCAGTTGAGAAAACCATCCCACGGCCAGTAATCAACTCCCTGGGTCAATGGACGGGGATAAGGCTGCGAAAACCAGTTATTTCTCAGCATAATCCGTACGAGTCCCGCCAGACGGTGCTGTGGAGGGTAATCGGGTTTTGACGGATCGTTGATCCATCCCGTAAAGGTCGAAAAATCGAGAGGAGCAGGGACGCCCGGAGTTTTCCCCGGTCTGGGTAAATTCGCCCATGGATCGACAGCCTTCCAGTTGATGGGATTTTCTGCTGTTATGCCGTTTTCCATGAGGAAGTACCGGTGTTGTTCCAGGCAGTTTACCGGCATGCCGGTCGATGTTTCATATTCATACGAATCGAAAATGCTTTCCGGATCGACAAGAACCCACTTTCCGAGTTCGTCCACATACACCTCGGCGATATCGTGTTCGATCATCATAACATAACGGGCCTGAAATCCCAAAGACAGGAGAGACTGGATGAAAACCTGTGTGAACTGAACGCACATCCCGCCATATCCTGTTCTGTCACGGCGGTCGAGGATTTCGAGCGCATTCCATTCCGGATAATCATTATCCGGCATTTTATGGAACCACTGCCCGGAAATATGGTGTCGCACAAGGTTGATTTTTTCCCAGTCGCCGGATGCGTCTTTTACAAGACGGTCCAGACCGAGACGGTCTCTCAGGCGTTGCAAATTCGGCTCATCCCACGTTTCATACCGAAATTTGTACGAGCTGTACCGCTGGGCGGTGTTATCATACTTGAAAACATAATAGTTGTTCTGCGGAGGAGTGAAGGCCACGGTGCGATGCAGTCTGACTCCTTGAACGACCGGTGTCTTCAGCGGGTTTTTCGTTGTCAGGACAGCCCGCCACTGGAGATACCGGTTTTTCCCGGGGTCTACATGCACCGACAGCACTTCACCCGCGCCCACCGTCCTGAAGGGACCCCATGCATCCTGTGTCATGTCGGGTGTATCCGCATAACGGACCTGCCATTCAATCGCAGTGCCTTCCGGTGTTTCTCCCATGAACAGGAGTGTCAGATCGGAAACACTGCATGCCGGTTTAATTTTCGTGTATCCGGTGATGCCGTCCCACAAATCGACGGGAGGAGAAAGCAACTGACCTTCGGGCTTGAACCGCTTCACCTGTAACCGTATGGTATATTCTCCGATGACATCATTGGCAGTCCCAAGTTTTTTCGTGATCCATGTTGCGCCGTTATCGAGGGATTTCGATGAATAGTCGCCTACGGCAAATTTCTGGATTTTTACGCTTTTCCCCTCGTCACTCACATCCACCTGATTTGCGCAGAGCAGGGCTGTATTCCCATCGTAAAGATATGCGCCTCCTCCTTTTTCGTATTCATCCGCCCGCGCCAGCATGAGATCGTATCCTTTTCCCCGGGGAGCATCGCATCCGACGATGATGGTGTTGTCGCCTTTCTGCAGCGTTTCGGGAGGAATCGGCACCCAAAGCCACCGTGGCTCATGCCATGAAAGGGGCGGTCCTTCGATACGCTTCCCGTTCACAATGATAAAAAACGGTTTCTGGGCTTTATTGTCTTTGTTCTTCGCTTCCATGTACAGAATGATATGGGCCTCAAACGCCGAAGGATCGTCCAGATGAATAATTTTACGTGCAAAAACGTTTTTGAACAGTTCCTCTCGCGAAGTGCCCTTTTCGCTTGTTCCCGCACCGGGAGCGTCGTTTTCGAAAAGAATCATGTCATTGAGCATGATCCCTTCGTTGCGCGGAGCTTTCATAACGTCACAGGTAAAGCCTGTTTCATACGCGGTCAAACCGTCAATGTCTGTGGAAAGTGACACCGATAAGGTTTCGCTATTTGCCGGTACGACAAATACAAGTATGAGAAGTACCATGAAAATGACACCGCTTAACGTACGTATTCGAAATGAACCGTTCACGGCGATACACCTTCTTCCTTTAAAAATTCCGATAGTTGAAATGGATGAGAATTTATTCGGGAGTTTCTGGATGTCATTCCTTATATAATAAAAGAAATAATACAGAAAGTACTTTTTTTTAAGAACATGGTACTGACTCTGATATAAAACTCCACTTGTAAATGATGGAGGATTGTTATTTCAGTCAGTACAGTTCTATCGAATCTTATGAACAGATCGAGCGCAATCCATTGAAATAACGAATCTTTTTGCCATAAAAAAAAGGCCCGATTGTTGAAATCGGGCCTCGTGCTTCACTTCGAAAAGGGGGAAGAAAAATGAAGCTATTTGAGCAGCGTCATCTTCATGGTTTTTGAGAATTGACCGGACCGGACTGTATAGAAATACACACCGGCGGAGACTCCGGACGCATCCCAGGTAACTGAGTGGCTGCCGGCACTCATGAATTTGTCTGCAATTGTTGCGACCTGCTGTCCTGCTATATTGAAGACATCAATTGTGACATTACCGGCCTGAGCGGTATTGAAATTGATTGTCGTGGATGGATTGAACGGATTGGGGACGTTCTGGGCTACGGTAAAGGCCGCGGGAACAGCTTCTTCAACAGCGACCTGGCTGGTTATAATACCTTTAATGGAGTCATGACCGACATAGAAGAAGCCGCTCTTGTCTGTTTCAGAGGAATTGTTATCGGTATAAATACCATCATAGGGTGAATTGTAATCCACATAATGGTTGCCGTATTTCAAGGCTGCTGTTTCTCCGGCATATGCAAAATAGCCGATACCCGTCCCATCGGGAGCGAAAAGACCAAAAGAAACGGCGCCGAGGTCATAACTCGGGAAGATAGAGAATCCATTTGCATCCAGAGTGATATTATACTTGTACGGGGCTACATTATAGTCAAAGCAAACCCAGGGCAGATTGGCATCTTCATTGAAATTGTGGTCACCGACATAGTCGCCATTCTGGTTAACCCATAATGTCAGGTCGTTTATTTCACCGCCGGCTTCACCGTTTCTGTAAGGATCGATCGCTTGATTCATGCAGTTTGTATGAGCGCCCATTGCGAGCATGCCGTTGGGCCCAAGACCGAAATAGAGAGGACCGCCGCATGACTGAGCTCCGGCTTCACCGTCATCAACTCTGACCCACCAGTCAGACATGTCCACCCTGGTGGTTTCCGTACCATCCGTCATGTCACAGTAAACAAGCTCCGATACATTAGCCGCATTGAAAACCGAGTTTACCGAAAGAATATCATTGTGACCCTCAATTATGACGAGATCGTTGTGATATTCCGTGCAGAATACTGGCTCGGCATAGGTGAAATAACCGTTATCGCCCCAGGCAGTCTGGATTTCCGAGTCGCCGTTGGGAACCCATTTATATTTTCCGATTTCAACGACCCCGGAAGGGCGCTGTGAACTCTTGAACCAGTAATCATGATCGCTCGGAAGGAATGCTATGGTACCTTTGTCTCCAAACGCCATGACTGCGGTTGTCTCCATGAGGGCTGCGTCATCAGGATCACCGCCGATCATCCATTTATAATGAGTTCTTTTATCCCGTGTGTCGTTTCCTTTATGACTGGTTCCACCGGTTACGATAAGCGGATTCGACAGCGGATTATTTTTTTCATCCATGGTTACGATGATTGCATTCGGACGTTTGAAACTCAGGCTTCTGGATACCGCTATTTTACTGGTCAGGTTATCATAGGCCCACATGTAATACGTGTATTCGCTCCGAGGGACCGCTTTACCATCGGTATTCTTTCCGTCCCATGAAACGATGTTTGATCCGACATCCATGATTTTCGGCTGTGAAACAAATATACAGGTATCGATTTTATTGACATAATGCCAGCCGAGATGACCGTTTCGTACGGGTTTTATCGATTCTGCCTGTCCTTTGGAGAATACAAGGAAAATGAGATTTGCCGGTCTGCCTGAAATCTGAATGGGTATATCGAGCTTCGAACCGTCAAAATCATATTTAACTGTCTGAGCCGCAGACAGTTTTAAAAGAGTCGGGCTGAAATTTGCAGCAAAGGCCACAGTTGTCATGACCGTACATGCAAGAACTACTGCAATAAACTTTTTCATTTCTTTTCTCCCTTTAATAATCATATAATTGAACTTATTCCTTTTCCCTTTGAATAGATGTGTTCGATGCGCACGGCGCTGACACAGAAAAAAAGGTCTGCTTCAGATAAATTTTCTTTTTGGAATCACCCCCTCCATTGTCTGGAAATAATTACGTTTACTATATTTAAAAGGAAATCTGAATAATAAGGATATATTGAGAATCAGGTAATACAGTGTTCCGTAAACATTAATCAATATTGTATAATCCGGAATTATCATCGTTTCAGAATATCGCATAACATCGACAGGTTTCCACTACTGTCTATATTAATATGTGCTCAAACCTTTTTTGTCAACATTTTTTTTATCTTTATGTGTTAAATTACGTAATATTTGTATTATTACTTGATATTTCAGGAATTATTTTATAAATTATACCATTATAATGGAATTATTTATTATTGTATTTTTTTATTATTGAAAAAATGATAGTTAGGTCTTAAAAAAAGGATTGATCAAATGATTGACAAAATCGATTTGCAAATCATGAATGTTCTTGGGTATGATGGACGTATAGCAAATGTTGACCTTGCACAAAAACTCGGGATACCCAACTCGACAGTATGGCAGAGAATCAAACGATTGAATGAGATAGGTATTATAAATTTCTCTTGTGAGGTGGATACACAGAAATTCCAGGAAGTCATCGTTGTTTTTTCGGGTATTTCCATCAATGCCAATCGTGAGGAAATCCTGAACGAACTCGATAAGCTTCCAAATACATTGTTTGCTGTAGGCATTACCGGGAGATATGATTTTCTGGTAGGGTTTGCAGCGCGATCAACATTCGAGATAAACACTGTCCTTGGCAGGATCAATAAAATTGAGGGCGTGGTGCATACTGAGTCTTTTATTGTTCTTGAAAACCATGGTCTGTTAGTAAGGTCCGACAAATTCAGTCAGATTGTTCAAGCTTCCGGGACACAAAACACCGATAATAATGAAAAAGTGAAAAAATAATACGACTTCACACCGATAATTGGTTTCCGTAAATGATTATACGCTGCACTCCAATAAATCCCCCCCGTGCTGTTTAAATTCAGACCGATATCACCATTTCATCAACAATGCTCGGGAATGAGGCTGCATCCCATGTCTTCTCGTGCGTTTCTCCGGATAGAGTGCTGTCCTAGATCGTCGCTGCCTTCGTACAGGCACTATAATAGACAACGAGCTGGGCGCTGCATCCGTCGGGGAACGTATAAGTGTGTTAATATAAGGAGGGGCATGACAGAGAAAGCTAAGTCGCTACTTTCCCGTCCTTTTCAATTCCTCGAATTTGAACAGGCTGTCATTGTCGGCGTGTTTCATCACGAACGCCTGTAACTGATCGGTCGGCGCGGTGAGAAGCACCATATCGGATTCG includes:
- a CDS encoding transglutaminase-like domain-containing protein gives rise to the protein MVLLILVFVVPANSETLSVSLSTDIDGLTAYETGFTCDVMKAPRNEGIMLNDMILFENDAPGAGTSEKGTSREELFKNVFARKIIHLDDPSAFEAHIILYMEAKNKDNKAQKPFFIIVNGKRIEGPPLSWHEPRWLWVPIPPETLQKGDNTIIVGCDAPRGKGYDLMLARADEYEKGGGAYLYDGNTALLCANQVDVSDEGKSVKIQKFAVGDYSSKSLDNGATWITKKLGTANDVIGEYTIRLQVKRFKPEGQLLSPPVDLWDGITGYTKIKPACSVSDLTLLFMGETPEGTAIEWQVRYADTPDMTQDAWGPFRTVGAGEVLSVHVDPGKNRYLQWRAVLTTKNPLKTPVVQGVRLHRTVAFTPPQNNYYVFKYDNTAQRYSSYKFRYETWDEPNLQRLRDRLGLDRLVKDASGDWEKINLVRHHISGQWFHKMPDNDYPEWNALEILDRRDRTGYGGMCVQFTQVFIQSLLSLGFQARYVMMIEHDIAEVYVDELGKWVLVDPESIFDSYEYETSTGMPVNCLEQHRYFLMENGITAENPINWKAVDPWANLPRPGKTPGVPAPLDFSTFTGWINDPSKPDYPPQHRLAGLVRIMLRNNWFSQPYPRPLTQGVDYWPWDGFLNWYDDATPRQLQYALHSDREVDFYPTLNTVTCDAVYSKNEGEIAVTMVTFTPNFDSYEINIDGAGWKDSPDRFTWKLKPSALNTLEMRIRNKLGLKGKPSCIEVMYHYKELYAPKPK
- a CDS encoding uroporphyrinogen decarboxylase family protein; its protein translation is MNSKERVRAVMKGEIPDKVPWGEFAVDFDTVGKIIGHETYYRAKAKSQMAFWNGRRDEVVQSWKEDGIEFYKKMDCFDIINVSAMASGIAPPKGFTCEKPAKIDDNTWEYRDGTVIKYSDLTADLTVVYDPHVGEKRHTPADFAHEPVVEPLDESCFEVVDALIGKFGGSRYMIGPCGHEVGIVLLDGDFDQGGGGFAYSLMEYYDHPETIRAAYRYEVALNNMKDYQYIRPGQDGVFFGHQDFASTQGPFISPEMFREFALPAVKERVNNIHENFHLPVFKHACGNNNKLLDMFVEAGYDAYQSIQRTAGMDLRAIKERYSEKLVPWGGLDVEILVSGTPEDIRQGVTRAMKQFKPGGRYIFGSSHSIAVGTKYDNFMTMIDEFEQQRTY
- a CDS encoding Lrp/AsnC family transcriptional regulator gives rise to the protein MIDKIDLQIMNVLGYDGRIANVDLAQKLGIPNSTVWQRIKRLNEIGIINFSCEVDTQKFQEVIVVFSGISINANREEILNELDKLPNTLFAVGITGRYDFLVGFAARSTFEINTVLGRINKIEGVVHTESFIVLENHGLLVRSDKFSQIVQASGTQNTDNNEKVKK
- a CDS encoding T9SS type A sorting domain-containing protein translates to MKKFIAVVLACTVMTTVAFAANFSPTLLKLSAAQTVKYDFDGSKLDIPIQISGRPANLIFLVFSKGQAESIKPVRNGHLGWHYVNKIDTCIFVSQPKIMDVGSNIVSWDGKNTDGKAVPRSEYTYYMWAYDNLTSKIAVSRSLSFKRPNAIIVTMDEKNNPLSNPLIVTGGTSHKGNDTRDKRTHYKWMIGGDPDDAALMETTAVMAFGDKGTIAFLPSDHDYWFKSSQRPSGVVEIGKYKWVPNGDSEIQTAWGDNGYFTYAEPVFCTEYHNDLVIIEGHNDILSVNSVFNAANVSELVYCDMTDGTETTRVDMSDWWVRVDDGEAGAQSCGGPLYFGLGPNGMLAMGAHTNCMNQAIDPYRNGEAGGEINDLTLWVNQNGDYVGDHNFNEDANLPWVCFDYNVAPYKYNITLDANGFSIFPSYDLGAVSFGLFAPDGTGIGYFAYAGETAALKYGNHYVDYNSPYDGIYTDNNSSETDKSGFFYVGHDSIKGIITSQVAVEEAVPAAFTVAQNVPNPFNPSTTINFNTAQAGNVTIDVFNIAGQQVATIADKFMSAGSHSVTWDASGVSAGVYFYTVRSGQFSKTMKMTLLK